One genomic segment of Falco peregrinus isolate bFalPer1 chromosome 7, bFalPer1.pri, whole genome shotgun sequence includes these proteins:
- the ESCO2 gene encoding N-acetyltransferase ESCO2: MAGVTPQKRRRSSTDTDGSSLAFETPVKKMMIGFAGGLSPRKKSRNKLFASQIKWSPSSSDEMKEKDAVLVKPVLSRRLDISPLQAASDPTATQREPLRKLSPKNTSLCKPFVPAASFYSKDKRYLTPLERKQLNENHFLGERNRDENLPAVSRTEKTNKNSSRNKSAKPTKHTTNSKHGRTVPKVLKKAKREVPVGKPSVEKKNVSCLIKKKMDSPFRVLSMTVKPALKLQLGAAFFSARKKSHSKKPLVDTKPLHGLPKSLQENDQPRPPTTAKSISVDGNKILEAGSILRTISVPQKKENKNREDFTSCVDRERDSACKGTASPQKSGSTSGPFCASESAAAGDSNAENMDVGDTSSSASWESDDCIIFSSQSPHKVNKQASPSNAVVYPIFSAPPASKKRMQAIQDEQTSLFGSSPPAKPSLTSQKSKKAKELCKHSRDQMIIDAGQKHFGAVICKSCGMIYTAASLEDEAQHIQHHERFLEGLRYMGWKNERVVAEFWDGKIVLILPNDPKYAVKKAEDVREIVDNELGFKQVSLGCPAKTKTYLFVSNEKMIVGCLVAESIKQAFRVLSEPGAVPSPVQDALQHHRAWRCSTEPEPCICGISRIWVFSLKRRKGIARHMVDVVRSTFMYGCYLSTDEIAFSDPTPDGKLFATRYCQTPNFLVYNFIFNN, from the exons ATGGCAGGTGTTACCCCGCAGAAAAGGAGACGTAGTTCTACTGATACCGATGG TTCATCCTTAGCCTTTGAGACTCCTGTGAAAAAAATGATGATAGGCTTTGCAGGAGGTCTGTCTCCACgcaaaaaatcaagaaataaattGTTTGCTTCTCAAATAAAATGGTCACCTAGCTCCAGTGAtgagatgaaggaaaaagaCGCTGTGTTAGTGAAGCCGGTGCTGTCAAGGAGGCTGGATATTTCACCCCTTCAGGCAGCCAGCGATCCCACAGCCACGCAGAGGGAGCCCTTGAGGAAATTATCCCCAAAAAACACTTCCTTGTGCAAGCCCTTTGTGCCTGCAGCGTCTTTTTACAGCAAGGACAAGCGATACCTTACTCCTCTTGAGAGAAAACAACTGAATGAGAACCACTTTTTGGGTGAGAGGAACAGGGATGAAAATCTCCCAGCTGTCAGCAGGACTGAAAAGACAAACAAGAACTCAAGCAGGAATAAAAGTGCAAAGCCAACCAAGCACACAACAAACTCCAAGCATGGCAGAACTGTCCCCAAAGTACTTAAGAAGGCAAAGAGAGAGGTACCAGTGGGAAAACCCAGTGTGGAGAAAAAGAATGTCAGTTGcctaattaaaaagaagatgGATTCACCCTTCAGAGTCCTAAGCATGACAGTTAAACCAGCCCTGAAACTCCAGTTGGGAGCAGCGTTCTTCTCTGCCAGGAAGAAATCACACTCTAAAAAACCACTTGTAGACACCAAGCCTCTTCATGGTCTCCCCAAATCTCTGCAAGAAAATGATCAGCCCAGGCCACCGACAACTGCAAAATCTATTTCAGTTGATGGAAACAAAATTCTTGAGGCGGGCAGTATATTGAGAACTATTTCTGTGCctcagaagaaggaaaataaaaacagggaGGACTTTACAAGCTGTGTAGATCGAGAGAGAGATTCGGCATGCAAAGGAACAGCATCTCCGCAGAAAAGCGGAAGCACCTCTGGTCCGTTTTGTGCTTCTGaatctgcagctgcaggagacagCAACGCAGAGAACATG GATGTTGGTGATACCAGTTCTTCTGCAAGCTGGGAGTCAGATgattgcattattttttcaagCCAATCTCCACATAAGGTGAATAAACAAG CATCTCCTTCAAATGCTGTTGTCTACCCCATATTCAGTGCACCCCCTGCCAGCAAGAAAAG GATGCAGGCTATACAGGATGAACAAACTTCTTTATTTGGGTCCAGCCCACCTGCAAAACCATCTCTCACCTCGCAGAAGAGCAAGAAGGCGAAAGAGCTCTGCAAGCACTCCAGAGATCAGATGATCATT GACGCAGGTCAGAAGCATTTTGGTGCCGTGATTTGCAAGTCATGCGGCATGATCTACACTGCTGCTAGCCTGGAGGATGAAGCCCAGCACATCCAGCACCATGAGAGATTCCTCGAGGGACTCAGATACATG GGTTGGAAGAATGAAAGGGTTGTGGCAGAGTTCTGGGATGGGAAAATTGTATTGATTCTTCCAAATGACCCAAAATATGCCGTCAAGAAG GCAGAAGATGTGCGAGAAATTGTAGATAATGAATTGGGATTTAAGCAAGTTTCTTTGGGGTGCCCGGCCAAGACTAAAACGTACTTGTTTGTGTCCAATGAGAAGATGATTGTTGGGTGCTTAGTGGCTGAATCAATCAAGCAG GCTTTCCGGGTGCTGTCAGAGCCAGGAGCCGTGCCGTCCCCCGTCCAGGATGCCCTGCAGCACCACCGGGCTTGGCGCTGCTCCACGGAGCCGGAGCCCTGCATCTGTGGCATCAGCAGGATCTGGGTGTTCAGCCTGAAGCGCAGGAAGGGCATCGCCAGGCACATGGTGGACGTGGTCAG GAGCACGTTCATGTATGGCTGCTACCTGAGCACGGATGAAATCGCCTTCTCCGACCCAACACCGGATGGCAAGCTGTTTGCAACAAGATACTGCCAAACTCCCAACTTCCTCgtttacaattttatttttaacaactgA
- the PBK gene encoding lymphokine-activated killer T-cell-originated protein kinase codes for MEAFKSQNNLVHRERPDAGPVSVTIPASPFMQKLGYGTGVNVYLMKRSPRGLSCSPWAVKKISSKCNRSQQSIYQQRLNEEAKILKDLQHPNIVGYRAFTEANDGSMCLAMEYGGEKSLNDLIEERSAKRLGPFPAAMIFKVALSMARGLKYLHNDKKLLHGDIKSSNVVVKGDFEAIKICDVGVSLPLDENMTVSNPEMCYIGTEPWKPKEALQDDGVITDKADIFPFGLTLWEMMTLSVPHISLSGDTDDEGESFDEDSFDEEAYYAALGTRPALNMDELDPSYQHMIDLFSVCTSEDPKKRPSAACIVEVLEASLPQE; via the exons ATGGAAGCCTTCAAGTCTCAGAACAACTTGGTCCACAGGGAGAGACCTG ATGCAGGGCCAGTTTCTGTCACTATACCAGCATCTCCCTTCATGCAGAAGCTTGGATACGGCACTGGGGTCAACGTATACTTGATGAAAAG ATCTCCCAGAGGTTTGTCTTGCTCCCCTTgggctgtgaagaaaattagtTCCAAATGCAACAGGAGCCAGCAAAGCATCTATCAGCAGAGACTGAACGAAGAAGCCAAGATTTTGAAAGACCTCCAGCACCCAAACATTGTGG GTTACCGTGCATTTACTGAGGCCAACGATGGAAGCATGTGTCTGGCCATGGAGTACGGAGGAGAAAAATCTCTCAATGACTTAATTGAAGAAAGAAGTGCAAAACGGTTGGgccctttccctgctgccaTGATTTTCAAAGTTGCCTTGAGCATGGCAAGGGGGCTGAAG TATCTTCACAACGATAAGAAGCTGCTCCATGGGGATATCAAGTCTTCAAACGTGGTCGTCAAAGGTGACTTTGAAGCCATCAAGATCTGTGATGTGGgagtgtccctgcccctggatGAGAACATGACAG TGAGCAACCCAGAGATGTGCTACATTGGCACTGAGCCCTGGAAGCCCAAGGAAGCTCTGCAAGATGATGGCGTGATCACCGACAAGGCCGACATCTTCCCTTTTGGGCTGACTCTCTGGGAAATGATGACCCTCTCCGTGCCCCACATCAGCCTGAGCGGTGACACTGATGATGAAG GTGAATCTTTTGATGAAGACTCCTTTGACGAGGAAGCATACTACGCAGCCCTGGGAACCCGCCCAGCTCTCAACATGGATGAGCTGGACCCATCCTACCAGCACATGATTGaccttttttctgtctgcacCAGCGAGGACCCCAAGAAGCGCCCCTCGGCCGCGTGCATCGTGGAAGTGCTAGAGGCGAGTCTGCCCCAGGAGTGA